Sequence from the Penaeus vannamei isolate JL-2024 chromosome 41, ASM4276789v1, whole genome shotgun sequence genome:
atatatatatatacatatatatatatatatatatatatatatatatatatatatatatatatatatatgcatgcagatatccataaagacaaaaacagtacatagatacatatacatacaaatacacacacacatatatatacatacagatatatgcatgtatgcatatgtgtgtatatacacatacaaggatacatatatacttttataaatatccatctctctctctctctctctctctctctctctctctctctctctctctctctctctctctctctctctctttctgtatatatatatatatatatatatatatatatatatatatatatatatattcatttatttatttacatatatatatatatatatatatatgtgtgtgtgtgtgtgtgtgtgtgtgtgtgtgtgtgtgtgtgtgtgtgtgtgtgtgtgtgtgtttatatattaaatgtatatatatgtatatatacataaagacaaaaataatacatatatacatatatatacatacacacatacatagctatgtatgcatatgtatttatatacatatacgaggatacatatattcttttacaAATAtccatgtatctttctttctctctttattattatatatatgtgtgtatgtatttatatatttaatatacatattcatatgtatacgttcatgtaaaatatatagatatcaaatatacgtgtgtacttacacacacacacacacatatatatgtatacatataaatttacacatatatatgtctttgttcatacgtgcgtatgtgtgtttgtgtgcatctatGGGACTCGAATTTAATTTACATGGTGGGCTAcacttatctgatttttttttgtttgtttgttttaatgtgcgagtgtatgtatgtgtgcgtttatccgTGTATGCCAAAAATGCTTTTAATTCTTCGTACTATGTCATTCGCTCCCATCGTCGATTCCTCCGGAGGTCAGCCGTCCTGCAAGTCCAAGAAATTTGGTGACCTCCCCCGACACACACGCTCACTGGCAATCGCAAAAGCAACATGAAGTCATTGGTTAGTAATTTCTATAATTCTTAACTATGTATTACTTTATGggatcttaactttttttttttctttttctttttcatcaccaATTGGGATTTTTAGACGATTTTAAATTCTTATATACTGCTAGTGTAACTGGAACCCAAATAATGTTAAACTTTAACCCGTTCCACCTTGAAATAAAAGGTggtaaatttacaaaaaaaaaaaaaaaaaaaaaaaaaaaagaagaaaactcttGCAGACAGTCGTCCACTTGCAATCACAAAAGAAACAAGATGAAATCCTTATTAATTTAGCAATTTTCTCCAGTGGAGAAGCGAGGCGGACGCCGACCCGAGCCTCCCCTTCTACGGTCAGACTTATGGCTACCCGAGCTACTACCGAGGCTACGGCTATCCCTACAGCTACGGCCTCCGCCATGGACTCCACAAGAGGTCCGCTGATCCTGAACCCGATGCTGATCCTTCCCTCCTGTACAATTCCTACCGCCCTTACTCTGCAGGTTATGGCTACGTTCGCCCTTACACCTACGGCTATCCCTAcagccacgcccacgccctccacaAGAGGTCGGCCGAACCAGAAGCTGACGCCTCCGTTGTTCACCCGCACACTTACTCCTACACCCACGCCGCTCCTGTCGTCTCCTACGGCTATCCCTACACCTACGGCTATGGCTACCGCAGGGGCTATGGATATTAACTCTGAAGACACTTCGTCACTTGCTACCAGTAATAGCATAGATCTTGACTTCCTTTTTGCACCACTTGTTGCCAGGATGTAATAAATGTTCTCCCCAATAAAGCATCAATGAATTCTCCACTTTTGACTGGACCATGTTCTTCGAAATATAAAACTATTATTTTAGCTTTATAAATTCCAGTAGTCAGTATTTATTTGCAAATTGTGGGACTTCCGTAGCATATTCAACAAAGCTCCGATCAAGCAGAAGAAGGATACGAATACtgatttaatgtttttgtttcttcaaAGATCTGACTACATATGAACATAAATGCCGATTGGCTGGTGACTTCGTTGCCAGACGTTGAATGAATTTTGGAAAAAATATCCACAATCTCATTTCACACAGCACGGGCAAgtatctacttccctctctctctatgcttcttccaccttctttatCCCGCTCTGGGATTGGTCAGATACTCTTAGAAGGGCACGCCCTAACTGCTGTAGATCACCACTGACCAACGAGCCATCCCCCAGCGCTCGTGACCTCTGACACGCTCGTGACCTCTacgctctctctgcttcccttcctctttcgcttctctctgtgcttcccttccaccttctttatccatctctttctctgctccccccccctctctctttgcttccctcctcactctctactTCCCTAAGccactcctgctctctctctctttctctctgccttgcatccctctctcattctctttctttctctctctctctctccctttcagccGGTAAATGTACTCTTAAAATATTGCTCATCCAACATTTTCTAGCCTCATCTAGATAATGGAATATTTTATCACATGCTGcctttatgaaaaaaaagataataatctaTTCTATACatctcatctctttctgtctgtctgtctgtctctctctctgccttgtccgccctctctttttctctgtttccgtCAGAATTGTGATAATTTCCATCGTGTTTGTGGAGGAGAAAGGTCTCATGACAGTAAGGCAGTTGACACGCATCGACCGATTACAccatcgaaatatatatatatatatatatatatatatatatatatatatatatatattatttctttcgaCTTTATATAGGCATGTTTCTAAACttgaaagcgacagagagagagagagagagagagagagagagagagagagagagagagagagagagagagagttcttgaTGTACAGAGAGttaatatgtc
This genomic interval carries:
- the LOC113826990 gene encoding shematrin-like protein 1, which produces MKSLWRSEADADPSLPFYGQTYGYPSYYRGYGYPYSYGLRHGLHKRSADPEPDADPSLLYNSYRPYSAGYGYVRPYTYGYPYSHAHALHKRSAEPEADASVVHPHTYSYTHAAPVVSYGYPYTYGYGYRRGYGY